From one Anguilla rostrata isolate EN2019 chromosome 12, ASM1855537v3, whole genome shotgun sequence genomic stretch:
- the LOC135236453 gene encoding olfactory receptor 4B13-like yields the protein MENLSAVTYFILTAYTELEDHRYLYFILLLVLYILILLVNSVLIVVICIERGLHGPMYLFICNLAVNGVYGSTSLLPPMLGHLLSQNYKISLTFCLLQIFCVHTYGAVELNVLAVMSYDRYVAICCPLHYNKILSRKKVCTLITLSWSYAYIVFGLFFILTVQNTFCDANIEKVYCVNFALVRVSCLDTSTQSIVGLAAIGLILVPQILMIIFSYAQILRICLFASKKSQIRAIQTCTPHLLAVINYAVGCFFEVIHSRFSTSDVPYKARIFMSLSFLIFPPILNPVIYGISIQAIRVQIVKLFSGMRNKLITRMIMK from the coding sequence ATGGAAAATTTATCAGCAGTAACATACTTCATTTTAACAGCATACACTGAGCTGGAAGATCACAGATACTTATACTTTATACTTTTACTTGTGTTGTACATTCTAATATTATTGGTAAATTCAGTTCTAATTGTAGTAATATGCATAGAGAGAGGTTTGCATGGAcctatgtatttgtttatatgtaaCTTAGCAGTGAATGGAGTGTATGGTAGTACCTCTTTATTACCACCTATGCTTGGCCATTTGTTATCTCAGAATTATAAAATATCTCTGACCTTTTGTCTATTACAGATCttctgtgtacacacatacggTGCagttgaattaaatgttttagcaGTGATGAGCTATGACCGGTATGTTGCCATATGTTGTCCATTACACTATAACAAAATACTGTCTCGCAAAAAAGTATGCACGCTTATTACATTATCGTGGTCTTATGCTTACATTGTTTTTGGACTGTTTTTCATATTAACAGTACAGAACACATTTTGTGATGCAAACATAGAAAAAGTGTACTGTGTCAATTTTGCATTAGTCAGAGTGTCTTGTCTTGATACGTCCACTCAGAGCATAGTTGGACTTGCAGCAATTGGACTGATACTTGTTCCACAGATCCTAATGATAATATTTTCCTATGCGCAAATACTCAGAATCTGCCTGTTTGCTTCTAAGAAATCTCAGATCAGAGCTATTCAAACATGCACCCCACACTTGCTGGCTGTGATTAACTATGCAGTGGGATGCTTTTTTGAGGTCATCCACAGTCGCTTCAGCACGAGTGATGTACCTTATAAAGCTCGCATATTCATGTCCCTTTCCTTTCTGATATTTCCTCCCATACTTAATCCTGTCATTTATGGAATTAGTATTCAAGCAATCAGGGTTCAGATTGTCAAACTGTTCAGTGGTATGAGAAATAAGTTGATAACGCGGATGATAATGAAGTAA
- the LOC135236526 gene encoding olfactory receptor 10J5-like: MENVSAVTSFILTAYTELEDHRYLYFICFLVLYIMIIVANSVLITVIYIERGLHEPMYLFICSLAVNGVFGSTSLLPSMLVFLLSYNYEISLTHCLLQIYCLYSYAFVEFTILAAMSYDRYVAICHPLHYHLLMSPKKLYAAITLSWAIPLIYFVLFFIMTFQLTFCGKIIEKVYCANFPLVKLSCVDTNVQYIVGLALTFISPLSQILMILFSYGQIIRICLFASKESQAKAIRTCTPHLLTVINFSVGVFFEAIQSRFNMSHVPYKARIFLSLHMGIFPPLLNPVIYGISNQAIKNQIFKLFNSKKDSEPHSR; encoded by the coding sequence ATGGAGAATGTATCAGCAGTGACGTCCTTCATTTTGACAGCATACACTGAACTGGAAGATCACAGATATTTATACTTCATatgtttccttgttttataCATTATGATTATAGTGGCCAATTCAGTACTAATAACAGTAATATACATTGAGAGAGGTCTGCATGAAcccatgtatttgtttatatgtagCTTAGCAGTGAATGGAGTATTTGGGAGCACATCTTTATTACCATCTATGCTTGTCTTTTTGTTGTcttataattatgaaatatctcTGACTCATTGTTTGTTACagatatattgtttatattcatatgcTTTTGTTGAATTTACTATTTTAGCAGCGATGAGCTATGACCGGTATGTTGCTATTTGTCACCCGTTACACTATCACCTCCTCATGTCTCCTAAGAAGCTATATGCAGCTATTACATTATCCTGGGCGATTCCCTTAATTtactttgtcctttttttcataatgaCTTTTCAGCTGACATTTTGTGGCAAGATTATTGAAAAAGTGTATTGTGCCAATTTTCCTTTAGTTAAACTGTCTTGTGTTGATACGAATGTTCAGTATATTGTTGGACTGGCATTAACTTTTATTTCACCTCTTTCTCAGATCCTCATGATACTGTTTTCCTATGGACAAATAATCAGAATCTGCCTGTTTGCTTCTAAGGAATCTCAGGCCAAAGCTATTCGAACATGCACCCCACACTTACTAACTGTGATTAACTTTTCTGTGGGAGTCTTTTTTGAGGCCATCCAGAGTCGTTTCAACATGAGTCATGTCCCTTATAAAGCTCGCATATTCCTGTCCCTACACATGGGCATATTTCCCCCATTGTTAAATCCTGTCATTTATGGAATTAGCAATCAAGCCATTAAAAATCAGattttcaaattgtttaatAGCAAAAAGGACAGTGAACCCCACTCAAGATGA
- the LOC135236955 gene encoding olfactory receptor 51E1-like — MENVSAVTSFILTAYIELEDHRYLYFICFLLLYIVILLVNLVLIVVICTEKSLHEPMYLFICSLAVNGVFGSTSLLPSMLVFLLSHSYEISLANCLLQIYCLSSYVTVEFTILAAMSYDRYVAICHPLHYHLLMSPKKLYAAITLSWVIPFIYFALFFIMTVQRTFCGKIIEKVYCINFPLVKLSCFDTNVQNISGLALTFVSPFSQILIILFSYGQILRICLFASKESQAKAIRTCTPHLLTVINFSVGCLFEIIQSRFNMSRVPLKARIFLSLHMGLFPPLLNPVIYGISIQAIKIHIFRLFKGKKMSESLSR, encoded by the coding sequence ATGGAAAATGTATCAGCAGTGACGTCCTTCATATTGACGGCATACATTGAACTGGAAGATCACAGATATTTATACTTCATATGTTTCCTTCTTTTGTACATTGTGATATTATTGGTCAATTTAGTTCTTATTGTAGTCATATGCACTGAGAAAAGTCTTCATGAACCTATGTACTTGTTTATATGTAGCTTAGCAGTGAATGGAGTATTTGGGAGCACATCTTTATTACCATCTATGCTTGTCTTTCTGTTGTCTCATAGTTATGAAATATCTCTGGCCAATTGTTTGTTACAGATATATTGTTTAAGCTCATATGTTACTGTCGAATTTACTATTTTAGCAGCGATGAGCTATGACCGGTATGTTGCTATTTGTCACCCGTTACACTATCACCTCCTCATGTCTCCTAAGAAGCTATATGCAGCTATTACATTATCCTGGGTCATTCCATTCATTTACTTTGCCCTTTTTTTCATAATGACTGTTCAGCGCACATTTTGTGGCAAGATTATTGAAAAAGTATATTGTATCAATTTTCCTTTAGTTAAACTGTCTTGTTTTGATACAAACGTTCAGAATATTTCTGGACTGGCATTAACTTTTGTTTCACCTTTTTCTCAAATCCTCATAATACTATTTTCATATGGACAAATACTCAGAATCTGCCTGTTTGCTTCTAAGGAATCTCAGGCCAAAGCTATTCGAACATGCACCCCACACTTACTAACTGTGATTAACTTTTCTGTGGGATGCTTGTTTGAGATTATCCAGAGTCGTTTCAACATGAGTCGTGTACCTCTTAAAGCTCGCATATTTCTGTCCCTACACATGGGCTTATTTCCCCCATTGTTAAATCCTGTCATTTATGGGATTAGCATTCAAGCcattaaaattcacattttcagaTTGTTTAAAGGTAAAAAGATGAGTGAATCCCTCTCAAGgtga
- the LOC135236541 gene encoding olfactory receptor 52L1-like yields MENVSAVTSFILTAYTELEDHRYLYFILLLVLYVLILLVNSGLIVVICIERGLHGPMYLFICNLAVNGVYGSTSLLPPMLGHLLSQNYEISRTFCLLQIFCLHSHASVDLNVLAVMGYDRYVAICHPLHYHQLMSHRKVCTLIALSWSHAHILFGLFFILTVQRTFCAAIIEKVFCANFELVKLSCFETSFQNRVGFVVAFLVIVPQLLMILFSYAQILRICLFASKESQAKAFQTCTPHLVAVINYSVGCFFEVTQSRFNMSHIPYKARIFLSLYYLIIPPLFNAIIYGISIQAIRAHIVKLFSGMKNKLITRMIMK; encoded by the coding sequence ATGGAAAATGTATCAGCAGTGACATCCTTCATTTTAACAGCATACACTGAACTGGAAGACCACAGATATTTATACTTCATACTTTTACTCGTGTTGTACGTTCTGATATTATTGGTAAATTCAGGTCTAATTGTAGTAATATGCATAGAGAGAGGTTTGCACGGGcctatgtatttgtttatatgtaaCTTAGCCGTGAATGGAGTGTATGGTAGTACCTCTTTATTACCACCTATGCTTGGCCATTTGTTATCTCAGAATTATGAAATATCTCGGACCTTTTGTCTTTTACAGATCTTTTGTTTACACTCACATGCTTCAgttgatttaaatgttttagcAGTGATGGGCTATGACCGGTATGTTGCCATTTGCCATCCATTACACTATCACCAGTTAATGTCTCATAGAAAAGTGTGCACCCTTATTGCATTGTCTTGGTCTCATGCCCATATTCTTTTTGGACTGTTTTTCATATTAACTGTACAGCGAACATTTTGTGCTGCTATCATAGAAAAAGTGTTCTGTGCCAATTTTGAATTAGTCAAACTGTCTTGTTTTGAAACCTCTTTTCAGAACAGAGTTGGCTTTGTTGTAGCTTTTCTTGTAATTGTTCCACAGCTGCTCATGATACTATTTTCCTATGCACAAATACTCAGAATCTGCCTGTTTGCTTCTAAGGAATCTCAGGCCAAAGCTTTTCAAACATGCACTCCACACCTAGTGGCTGTCATTAACTATTCAGTGGGATGCTTTTTTGAGGTCACCCAAAGTCGTTTCAATATGAGTCATATACCTTATAAAGCTCGTATATTCCTGTCCCTTTACTATCTGATAATTCCTCCATTGTTTAATGCTATCATTTATGGAATTAGCATTCAAGCAATCAGGGCTCATATCGTCAAACTGTTTAGTGGTATGAAAAATAAGTTGATAACGCGGATGATAATGAAGTAA
- the LOC135237005 gene encoding olfactory receptor 4B13-like: MENESVVTSFILKAYTELEDHRYVYFTSFLLLFIATVLTNVILLTVIYIERCLHEPMYFFMCNLAVNGIYGSLSLFPSVLGNLMSHTYEISLAACLLQIFCVHTYAAVEFTILGVMGYDRYVAICYPLHYHQLMSHRRLCTLIALSWIYPYVLFGLYFILTVQRTFCARFIDKVYCVNFELVKLSCFETSFQSKIGFVVTILVFVPQLLMILFSYAQILRICLSASKECQTKAIQTCTPHILTVINNAVGMLFEIMLTRFNMSHVPYKARIFMSLYVMIFPPLCHPVIYGISIHAIRVQIVKLFRAKKNRLTPLQVMTKQSHD; this comes from the coding sequence ATGGAAAATGAATCAgtggtgacgtcattcatattgAAGGCATACACTGAATTGGAAGACCATAGATATGTATACTTCACAAGTTTCCTGTTACTGTTCATCGCTACGGTATTAACAAATGTAATTCTTCTTACAGTAATTTATATTGAGCGATGTCTCCATGAacccatgtatttttttatgtgtaatTTAGCAGTTAATGGAATTTATGGCAGTTTATCTTTATTCCCATCAGTACTGGGTAATTTAATGTCTCATACTTATGAGATATCTCTGGCAGCTTGTCTTTTACAGATCTtttgtgtacacacatatgctGCAGTTGAATTTACTATTTTAGGTGTGATGGGTTATGACCGTTATGTCGCCATTTGTTATCCATTACACTATCACCAATTAATGTCTCATAGAAGATTGTGCACCCTTATTGCATTGTCCTGGATTTATCCGTATGTTCTTTTTGGACTCTATTTCATATTAACTGTACAGCGGACATTTTGTGCCAGGTTTATAGATAAAGTGTATTGTGTGAATTTTGAATTAGTCAAACTGTCTTGTTTTGAAACTTCTTTTCAGAGCAAAATTGGCTTTGTTGTAACTATTTTGGTATTTGTGCCCCAGCTGCTTATGATATTATTTTCCTATGCACAAATACTCAGAATCTGCCTGTCTGCTTCTAAGGAATGTCAGACCAAAGCTATTCAAACATGCACCCCACACATACTGACCGTGATTAACAATGCAGTGGGAATGCTTTTTGAAATCATGCTGACTCGTTTCAACATGAGTCACGTACCTTATAAAGCTCGCATATTCATGTCCCTTTACGTTATGATATTTCCCCCATTGTGTCATCCTGTCATTTATGGAATTAGTATTCATGCCATCAGGGTCCAGATTGTAAAACTGTTTAGAGCTAAGAAAAATAGGTTAACGCCACTGCAGGTGATGACAAAGCAGTCTCatgattaa
- the LOC135236435 gene encoding olfactory receptor 4C6-like: MENVSAVTSFILTAYIELEDHRYLYFICFLLLYIVILLVNLVLIVVICTEKSLHEPMYLFICSLAVNGVFGSTSLLPSMLVFLLSHSYEISLTHCLLQIYCLYSYAHVEFTILAVMSYDRYVAICHPLHYHLLMSPKKLYAAITLSWVIPFIYFALIFIMTVQLTFCGKIIEKVYCANFPLVKLSCFDTNVQNILALASTFVSPFSQILMILFSYGQIFRICLFASKESQTKAIRTCTPHLLTLINFSVGCLFEVIQSRFNMSHVPHKARIFLSLHMFLFPPLLNPVIYGISNQAIKVHIFKLFSSKKKSEPHSR; encoded by the coding sequence ATGGAAAATGTATCAGCAGTGACGTCCTTCATATTGACGGCATACATTGAACTGGAAGATCACAGATATTTATACTTCATATGTTTCCTTCTTTTGTACATTGTGATATTATTGGTCAATTTAGTTCTTATTGTAGTCATATGCACTGAGAAAAGTCTTCATGAACCCATGTACTTGTTTATATGTAGCTTAGCAGTGAATGGAGTATTTGGGAGCACATCTTTATTACCATCTATGCTTGTCTTTTTGTTGTCTCATAGTTATGAAATATCTCTGACCCATTGTTTGTTACagatatattgtttatattcatatgcTCATGTTGAATTTACTATTTTAGCAGTGATGAGCTATGACCGGTATGTTGCTATTTGTCACCCGTTACACTATCACCTCCTCATGTCTCCTAAGAAGCTATATGCAGCTATTACATTATCCTGGGTGATTCCCTTCATTTACTTTGCCCTTATATTCATAATGACTGTTCAGCTGACATTTTGTGGCAAGATTATTGAAAAAGTGTATTGTGCCAATTTTCCTTTAGTTAAACTGTCTTGTTTTGATACGAATGTTCAGAATATTCTTGCCCTGGCATCAACTTTTGTTTCACCTTTTTCTCAGATCCTCATGATACTGTTTTCCTATGGACAAATATTCAGAATCTGCCTGTTTGCTTCTAAGGAATCTCAGACCAAAGCTATTCGAACATGCACCCCACACTTACTAACTCTGATTAACTTTTCTGTGGGATGCTTATTTGAGGTCATCCAGAGTCGTTTCAACATGAGTCATGTCCCTCATAAAGCTCGCATATTCCTATCCCTACACATGTTCTTATTTCCCCCATTGTTAAATCCTGTAATTTATGGAATTAGCAATCAAGCCATTAAAGTccatattttcaaattgtttagTAGTAAAAAGAAGAGTGAACCCCACTCAAgatga